The genomic DNA TTAGGCATCGGCAGTTTCCTGATTATGTATGTCGTCTCAAGAAATCTCTATACGGATTAAAACAGGCACCACGGGCATGGTACCAACGGTTTACTGACTTCGTTACTTCTATTGGGTTTCGCCAAAGCCGGTGCGACAATTCTCTATTTGTTTATCATCATGGTACTGATGCGGCTTACCTACTTATATACGTTGACGACATTATTCTTACAACCTCCACTGATCAGCTTCGGGATCATCTTATGCGTCGTTTGGGTGACGAATTTGCTATGAAAGACCTCGGCCCGCTCAGTCATTTTCTCGGCATTCAAGTTACTCGCACTGGAAATTCTATGTTTCTGTCTCAGCTGCAATACACTAATGACATAATTGAACGCTCTGGTATGACTTCATGTAACCCGGTTGCCACACCTGTTGACTGCAACCCGAAACTTAGTGCCACATCTAGTCCGGAGTATGACAACCCCACTCAGTATCGCAATTTGGCAGGTGCACTTCAGTATTTGACATTTACCAGGCCTGATATTTGCTATGCGGTGCAACAGGTATGTATATATATGCATTCtccgcgcattgatcactggaatGCGCTCAAACGCATTATCCGTTACTTAAAAGGCACGACTTATTTTGGGCTTACTTTGGGTTCCATTACTGATTATTCTTTGCATGCTTACACGGATGCGGACTGGGCCAGGTGTCCAGACACACGTAGATCTACGTCTGGGTATTGCGTTTATCTTGGTTCTAATCTGCTGTCGTGGTCGTCCAAGCGTCAAGCTGTGGTTTCTCGTTACAGTGCAGAGGCTGAGTATCGGGGTGTCGCTAATGTGGTTGCTGAATTATCTTGGATTCGAAATCTATTATTGGATCTTAATCGACCAATGCTCAGGGCTAGTATTGTATTTTGTGACAACATTAGTGCGGTCTATCTTTCAGGAAATCCGGTTCAACATCAGCGTACTAAACATATCGAGTTGGACATTCATTTTGTACGTGAGCTAGTTCAGCGTGGACAGGTTCGGGTGTTACACGTCCCTTCCAGATTTCAAATTGCAGACATCTTTACTAAAGGCTTGCCTCGCATTCTCTTTGATGATTTTCGGTCCAGTCTCAACATTCGGCCACCTCtcgcttcgactgcgggggtgtcACAGAATATACATATATTAGGAAAGTAAATATATTATTCATCAATGTAAATCTCTCCAATAGAATAGGAGATATGCTATCATGTATATATACGTTTCAATGATCAATGAAGGAGGCAAGGGTTTGTATTCTAACAGACATAAATGACAAGATCGTCAAAAGTACTTTCACCTATTGGCAAAAGATAGTGGAAAACATAAAAGAAAATGCATTTTGGTGGATTCTCAAAAGGTCAAAGTGGAAGAACATTGATCTGGAGAACTGGAGTAGGAAGTTTGGAGATGATGTATTTGTATTGTGATGTAGTAGTAGTAGTGTCTATTGGTAGGGGTGGATGTTGTTTTGCCCCTCTTAGCATCTTGCTAGGGTGCATGTCTTTTGGTAATAAAATTTGGTTTCTGTTTgccttttaaaaaaattatatgatTTTATTACCTAAGTAGTATACatataaaaaagtaacaaagtAAATCAGTAGATTATTGTACTACCCAATGATAAAGGAAAATTTAATGTAAAATGTTTGCGGGTCCATCTGATTAAGGGTAAACATGTATGCGTGTTTCGAATAATTAGGTTGTGTATCATCTAATGCCATATCTATCTCATGCCTACGATTTAAAAAAATTACACGGCCAAATACCCATTGTGACTTTTCGGGTTTAACTTCCTTTGCAAACCCTATCTACTATCTGATATTACACATGTATCACATAGAAATATAGAGTTAAATGTCTGGTTGGTCCATATGGTTTACAAATATTGCACGGTTGATCTTTGTGGTTTCAAAGTTACACACTTGGTTCCGATGGTTTGCAAAAAACGTTCACGAGTGGGCATGATTGTTGCATTTCATAATATAGATGGTCCTTACCAGATAAGATAACGTTGTTAAGTTTTCCAGTTAAGTCTATATAATATTTCCAAATTACCTTTAATATTGAAAACAAAAATACATAAATAAACTAATTATAAAaaacttaattatatattaatatgTTATAAAAAACACCCCCACCCTTTTTCTTATTCTTCAAACATCCATCCCAACTCATTTTCTTGTTTGGAAAAGTTAATTGGAGAAGTTTGATGATTTGTTAAAGCTTTTAACTTTTTAAGGGAGTTGTTCAAAGATGACATTTTTGTTATTCGAATGATCATGATTGGGGTCAAGGGAAGAGGGTCTGGTGGTGGGTGTTGACCGGATGGTGAAATGGTATATATTCGACGGTAAGATGAGCAGATTCAAGGTGGGAGGAAATGAGTGGAGATTCGACGGTAAGATGAGCAGATTTAACGGTGGAGATTGAAGGTGGGAGGAAACGCGCCGCCGCAGCGGCCTCGTTCCGGTCATCTTCACCAGCTCAATCCTCATACCGTCCTCAATCGTCTCTGTACAAGAAAAGGAGGAAAGGGGTAGGGATAAGGGTGGagaggaggatggtggtggtggtggtgtctGAACAGTGACACGGATCTAAGAACTTTTTTTACTGGATTCCTTTTGGTAGATTCTCATTAATTCTCACTACTTTTTTCCAAATCATATGAGGTTTTCACTAATTTTCCCATTTTTTTAAACCGAATGGATTCCTGAGAACCCACAAAAGTGGCCTAGATCCGCCCTGGAGGAAATTGTTGTGATGGTCGTGGGGTGAGGATGATGATTGTGGTGGTTGATGTTGAAGAAGAAGTGAGACCCACATGAGTTTAATATTTATcttttttatttaggattttttatattcttttgttttaaactttAAGGGTAAATATGTAACTTCACACTTATTTAACTGAAAATTTAACGATGTTAGCCACTAAGGACCACTCTTGAACCAAGTGTGTAATTTTAAAATCACAAGAATCAACTGTGCAATATTTACAAACGATAGTGACCAATGTTGTAATTTAAGAAAACGGATAAAAACCCATTAGGCTGGGTCTAACTAAACCCACAACCAGATAAAAACGGGTAACCCGACATTCCAAAAACCATCTCGTGATTTGCTTATGAACTCCGATCATCAAATCCAAACGATCCAACGAAGCACCTAAAATCGCAAACAGTAATCGATACCAGAAGAGAGGATAAACATGAATGTAAACTCAGTGGATTCACTAGTGACCGAAATCCAAGGGTTATCAGGCAGTTCTCAGGATTTAGCTCACTTAAACAACCGTTTGAAACAATCAGAGGACGTAATTCGATCACAGGCCGCAACGTTTGCGACATGTCTTACTCGAATTGATCCTTCGATTCATTCCCTAGGTTATCTCTACATTCTGTAAGTATTATTTTTCTAGTTTTTAACCTTTTGGTGAACAATGGAGTGAGTTTTaggagaattagggttttggatgAGTGTTTTGTGGTATTTTCGTAATTTCTGGTGAATTTTAGGAGAATTTGGATTTTgaattgatgttgattgttgagTGGTGGTtatggttgtttgtttgtttatttctgtTGATTTTGTTATGATTTTAACTGGTGTTGTTTGAACTGGTGCTTTTGGTTAATGTGATCATGTTAGGTTGAATATATTCATGTTGTTTACTGAATTTTTTTATTGATCTATGCTGTTTATGTTGCATGTTACTATGCTTCTGTTGGTTTTCGAGAGGCGTTTTTGAGGGAAAACGGCCACAAACTAATTAAACTAATTATGCGTGTGTGCGTTTTTTAGGAGCGTTTATTGGCTGTGAGAGGGTAGGTATCCACGTGGAGACGTTTTTGAGAGCTTCCCTATTGCGCATTTGCGCTATGCAGTTAATattcggtgatatatcggttccctagtaaaatatcggtgtcaaataccggtaccgatattatcggcgatagtTTCCAATATAACCGATATTTGAccaatatatcaccgatatatcactgaattattagtgttaaattgctatatatataaattctgcattatattaaaattaccgatatctcaccaagataacctatatctcagaTATCGATCCTTGActgatatccgatattttaccgcattaaccgTATAGCTATTGCAGATGCTCTAAGTGCTATGTTTTTTGTGTTCATTTATCTATGGTGAAgaacatagttgtcaatagcggctatagcgcgctatgtagcgaAGCGACCAAGTGTCGCTATTTGGGTCATAGCGACGAATAGATTTTTTTTgatgtaaatagcaattagatatagctataaaatagctggatttataggtttttgttaaatatacatgtaaaatagcatatataccaaggtattttgatataatatacatataaaaattttcaaaatttttttctagtgtattgcttgctatatataaaatagatttgtcgctattcgctatgtagcatataggtcccttgtcgctattcgctattaacaactatggtgAAGAATGGAATGACTTTGAGTTTCAGGAGATTTAGGGTTTTGGCCAAGCATTGTCGTGTAAACTGATttgtttacttgttttgatttgtgTTTTTATGTTAAGCCTTAAAATTCTGCAATGTACTATTTTCTTGATTGTTTTATGCTGTTTATGATACCTGTTACTATGCTTCTACTCGTTTCTGAAGTAGGTTGTTTTTTCCTCTCTTGACATGTGTTTCATGTTAAACTTTCTAATATGTTAAGTTGGTATCCATGGTGTAACTGATGCTTGAACTGTAAATAACAGATTTTTAGATGTCAGTTTTCTACTATAGGAAATAGTCAGTTGATTTAATGTCTATATATGATTACAGGGAAGCATGTACAGCAGGTGCGGTTCCCGAAGCACAAGCAAACGAGCTAATCATATCCGTTGTCAGATTCATCGATGTGTGCAGTGTAGAGCAGATCCTTTTGGTGCCTGACAAATGTACGCTTCTACACGTTCAATACAGTTAATCTTTTACTTTCATATCATATTAATATTTCACACGCTGGCACAGTTATTTCTGTTTGTAAAAGACTACACGAACAAGTTATGAAGCTTGGTGCCCCTATGCGAGCTGTGGGTCCGCTACTGATGGCTATACGCAAGATTCAAACCTCACCTGAGCATTTAACTCCTTTACACCCAGATTTTCTTCAAGTCTGTTTGTCAGCTAAGTGTTATAAAGTTGGTTATGGTGTTTTGGAGGATGATATATGTGAAGTTGATCAACCAAGGGACTTTTTTCTGTACTGTTATTACGGGTGAGTTATATTGTTTTTTCCTAATACCGATTAAACCGTTTAGTTTTGAGGTAATACATTACCAATATACAGTATTACCAACTTTTTTGTTCTGTATGGTTATCTGTCAGGGGGATGATTTGCATAGGACAAAAATGTTATGCAAAAGCGTTGGAACTCTTCCACAACGTGCGTCAATATGTTATTGCTTTCCTTTTACTCAGCTGATTTCTTTTACATTTTTTTCTATCATATATACATGCATAATATAAGttaggggtgagcagaaaaccgaagaaaccgaaccgaaaaaaaaCCAAGCCGCACAAAAAAccgaaccgtaatttacggtttGGTTACGGTTTTGCATTTTATAAAAACCGAACCGGACCGAATAAccttaaaaatcattttttcaatgtttgtcatttattgatttaggaattattaattttattcttgaatgttaagtaTTTATTATAATAACATTAACATGTTTTTATAATGATTTATCCATTGCCTAAAAGAAATaacaaaatataacataaaaattaaatgattttcaaagtattataaaagaaaatgtcttattaaaaactttggagaaacataaaaatagattaaaaggttaggtttatgtgaacaatattaattaaaaaagttaaatatattaaacttaaatgtaaacatctaagaaagattcttaaatcttggattatattatttatttttgaatCTTATGTAATTTGTTCCAAAAACTGAACCGAACCATTTCTAAAACCGTAAAAACCGAAACCgaatggttttcaaaaaccgaaAACTGAACATTTCGCTTACGGTTTCGGTTATATCctaaaaccgaaccgaaccgaactgtGCACACCCCTAAATTATATGTGCAAAGTTGCTTGAACTTTTTTATGATTCTTGGTGAATTTTATTTTCAGGTGGTAACTGCCCCTATGTCTACTATGAATGCTATAGCTGTCGAAGCGTACAAGAAATACATATTGGTTTCACTCATTCACCTTCGCCAGGTGTGTGTATTTTACACTTCTGATTATGAACTTCAAACATATGCATATTGGTTCATGGCATAGGCTATCATCACATTCGAATACACAACTTTATTTGTTGGTATTCAAAACATTAATCGTTTTCTGGGAGCAGCATATGAAATATATTACACTTTATATACTATGTATTCGATTGATTATCGTCGCATCTGCTGGgaacttttatatatttttaactgAAACAAAATATATAGTGGTTGTTATTCAGTGCATCGTAGTAGTTATCTGCATGTTTGTTCCACCTTGATGGGgtattatattaattattaatcaaCCGAAAGATCTCGTCTGATCAGTTAGAATTTCGTTACGGAATGCAGTTTTCCACCACCTTCCCTAAGTATACGTCTTCAGTTGCTCAAAGGAATCTAAAGAACTTCTCTCAGGTAATTTCTAGCATTTCTATCAAGGAAATCTTGTTTGTTTGATGCCGGTACAATATGCATGTACCTTCTAGTAATCTAGTTAAATCTAACCTTACGTTATTAGTGTATTTTGTAGCTCATGTATGCTTTGTAACTTCACAAGCAGCCTTGCTAGCTACATATCGTTCTGCTCACCTTAAAAtaatgtttctttttttttttttcgtttttgtTCCAAGTAGCCTTACATTGAGTTGGCAAATAGTTACAGCACTGGAAATATTTCAGAACTCAAAGCGTTTGTCGAAGCGAACCAGGAGAAGTTTGAGAATGTGAGTTCTTTATTCTACTTCAAATTGACAAATTGTAGCTCGTAGAGGTTGCAATTACGCTCGACTTATGAACCGCTCGATTTGGGTTTCCATATGACCGTATTAcataaaacgggtcaaaatataaATTAGCTAAAAGGGTAACGAGTCAGACCGGTCAAGCTGGTTGAAAGTCACTCGAAAGTCAAAAGTATATTTTTAAAGCATACAACTTTTAAAtcattatattcaaataattatgtATTGTTTTGTAATTGTATTGTATCTGGATCATAATTTACACATTTTTATGCATAAAAACTtgaaagagtaaattgccattttagtccctatggtttgaccAGAAATGCGACTTTAgaccaaatagtttttttttttttttttttttttttttttttttttttttttttttttttctcatctgtgtccctgaggtttgcatttttttgtcatttttgtcTAACCCACTAACTCGGTCGTCAGTTAAGTCCGGGGTGTTTTGGACTTTTTACatatgtgtttttgttttttcgtTTTTTTATATCTCTTTACTGAATTATTTTTTGTAAACTTCCACTCACCTGCAACTTCCGTTGAGAAATTAGGTAAAAAGTaaatagaaattaaaaaaaaccaaaaaacaaaacaaataggTAAAAAGTCCAAAACGCCCCTGACTTAACTGACAATTTTTGACAAGAGTTAATGGTTGGACAAAATGACATAAATTGCAAACCAAAGGACACatatgagaaaaaaaaactatttggtcTAAAGTGGCATttctggccaaaccacagggactaaaattggcAATTTACTCAACTTTAAATATGGCTGAAAAGTGTTTGTCGGTCAACCCAACCTGGCTTGTATCATTCAACTTCCAACCCAAACCCTTTAAAATCTGTTACCTAATCCACCCATCTCGCGACCTTTAGTAGTTTGACCGTGCTTGTCTTGCCTTAAAGTCGGAAACACAGAACATATGTAAATCACAAAATATTCTTTTGCAGGGAAACAATCTTGGATTGGTAAAACAGGTTGTGTCATCAATGTACAAGAGGAACATACAAAGGTTGACCCAGACATATTTGACTTTATCTCTTCAAGACATTGCCAACACTGCAGAAATTAGTACCCCAAAGGAAGCTGAAATGCATGTACTTCAAATGGTAACCAGAACATGAACATAAGATTTCGTAAATTTCATTTACTTTTTCTatttgaaggttttaaaatagCCTTTTTATGTTATTGTAAGATTGAGGATGGCGAAATCTATGCAGCTATTAATCAGAAGGATGGAATGGTTAGGTTCCTTGAGGATCCCGAGCAATATAAAACGTGTGAGATGATTGAGCGTATTGATTCGTCAATCCAAAGGTACAATATTCGGACCGGTAGTTTATCATCTCGCATTGTGATATATAGCTAATTTACGTCCCAACTGCACGAACATACACGGTACCGTCCTTTAGGGGTGTGCACGATTTGGTTCAGTTATTAGCATTAACCGGAACCGTAACCGAAGTCATTGGTTAATCGGTTCGGTCTATTcggttaatttgtcggtttttggttcggttcggttattaacATTAACCGAAACCGtaaccgaagtcatcggt from Helianthus annuus cultivar XRQ/B chromosome 7, HanXRQr2.0-SUNRISE, whole genome shotgun sequence includes the following:
- the LOC110868594 gene encoding COP9 signalosome complex subunit 3, with protein sequence MNVNSVDSLVTEIQGLSGSSQDLAHLNNRLKQSEDVIRSQAATFATCLTRIDPSIHSLGYLYILEACTAGAVPEAQANELIISVVRFIDVCSVEQILLVPDKFISVCKRLHEQVMKLGAPMRAVGPLLMAIRKIQTSPEHLTPLHPDFLQVCLSAKCYKVGYGVLEDDICEVDQPRDFFLYCYYGGMICIGQKCYAKALELFHNVVTAPMSTMNAIAVEAYKKYILVSLIHLRQFSTTFPKYTSSVAQRNLKNFSQPYIELANSYSTGNISELKAFVEANQEKFENGNNLGLVKQVVSSMYKRNIQRLTQTYLTLSLQDIANTAEISTPKEAEMHVLQMIEDGEIYAAINQKDGMVRFLEDPEQYKTCEMIERIDSSIQRIMKLSKKLTTMDESMSCDPLYLSKVRERQRYDLHDFDDVPQRFNL